A section of the Rhipicephalus sanguineus isolate Rsan-2018 chromosome 11, BIME_Rsan_1.4, whole genome shotgun sequence genome encodes:
- the LOC119375032 gene encoding uncharacterized protein LOC119375032 — protein sequence MRIVSKSQPHLTFHQYLLDNLVRDLMFHQYETTRYYHIATVLPPDVASEISHVFSNPSGTTPYQYLKTKVLERFMPSERARLQQPLAEGDVGDGRPSKVLRRMRQLLGQRDVSINSALLRELFFQSLSQPFRLVLVAAGDVNLDRLAELADQAHEATFSSVTAVLPPEDIAISRPEARIDELAASVAAIQSPLQDTLVFSLSETTSC from the exons ATGAGGATTGTCTCAA AATCTCAACCTCACCTCACGTTCCACCAGTACCTCCTGGACAACCTCGTCCGGGACCTCATGTTCCACCAGTAC GAAACGACGCGCTACTACCATATCGCCACAGTTCTTCCTCCTGATGTGGCCAGCGAGATCTCGCACGTCTTCTCCAACCCCTCGGGCACTACGCCATATCAGTACCTTAAGACCAAGGTGCTGGAGCGATTCATGCCGTCAGAACGCGCCCGCCTCCAGCAGCCCCTTGCAGAGGGGGACGTTGGTGACGGGCGCCCCTCCAAAGTGCTGCGCCGAATGCGGCAGCTTCTCGGGCAGCGCGACGTCTCTATCAACTCAGCGTTGCTTCGCGAGCTCTTCTTCCAAAGTCTGTCCCAGCCATTCCGCCTCGTCCTCGTGGCGGCCGGCGACGTCAACCTCGATCGACTGGCGGAGCTTGCCGATCAGGCTCATGAAGCGACCTTCTCATCCGTTACGGCTGTCTTACCACCTGAAGACATAGCAATTTCGCGTCCTGAGGCCCGTATCGACGAGCTCGCCGCCTCAGTCGCCGCAATCCAGAGTCCTCTTCAGGATACCCTTGTCTTTTCACTCTCGGAAACTACTTCCTGCTGA